A window of Cellulosimicrobium protaetiae genomic DNA:
CTTGTTGCGCTGCCCCTTGGGGATCTCGATCGTGACGTCGAACTCCACTGCTTCCTCCAGTCGTACCGGCACCGCGACGCTCGGGCGGTGGCTGGGTCTGTGGACGACGGACCACGCCGTCGTGCGGGAACTAGTGTGACACGAGCCGTCCGCGCGAGAGGGTTCCCACAGGCCCCCCGAGCAGGCGGGCTGAGTGATAATGCGCACGTGCCCGCGCCCGACGTCCCGGTGGAGGCACCGGTACCTGCCGGTGCCGAGCAGGCGCGCGCGGAAGCGCCGGACCGGAGGAGACGCATGGGCTGGGGTGCGCGCGCGGGCGTGGCCGCCGGCGTCGTGCTCGTCCTCGCGGGCGGGTACGTCGTGGCGGACGCGTACGACGTCGTGCCCGGCGTCCTCACGACCGCGGAGCCGTACCCGGAACCGAACCCGTTCCCCGAGGCGCCGGGCGCCGTCGCGGCACCCCCGCTCGAGGTCGGGCTGCCGACCCTCGACGACGCGGCCCCGGTCCCGGCGGCCGGGAGCGTGCAGGCGCTGGCCGACGCGCTCGCGGCCGACACCCGGCTCGGCCCGCGCGTCGGCGTCCTGGTGACCGATGCCGCGACGGGCGACGTGCTGGGGGCGAGCGGCGACACCGTGGGCCACGTCCCGGCGTCGACGCTCAAGACGCTCACCGCGGCGGCGGCGCTCGCGTCGCCGGGCGCGCACGCGACCCTCCCGACGCGCGCGCTCCTGGAAGGGCAGGAGACCGTGTACCTCGTGGGGGGCGGCGACATGATGCTCGCCGCCGGCGCCGGCGACCCGACGGCGGTCAACGGCCGGGCAGGCCTCGGGGACCTCGCGGCGCAGGTCGCGGGGGAGCTGAGGCTCACGGGCCGGACGACGATCTCGCTCCGCCTCGACGACACCCTCTTCACCGGCGCGGCCGTCGCGCCGACGGTGGATCCGGCGAGCGTGCGCAACGGCTACGTCGCGCCCGTCGCCGCGCTCGCCGTCGACATCGCACGGCTCGAGGACGAGGAGTACGCGCCGCGTGCCGAGGACCCGGCGATGGCCGCCGCCGACGCGTTCGTCGCCGCCCTCGCCGAGCAGGGGGTCACGGTGACGGGAGACGTGGTCCGCGCCACGCCGGAGGGCGAGACCCGCACGGTGGGCACGGTGGAGTCCGCACCGTTGAGCGAGGTCGTGGCCTACCTGCTGCAGCACTCCGACAACACCATCACCGAGGTCGTGGGTCGTGTCGTCGCGATCGACGCGGGTCTCCCCGGCTCGGCGGCGGGCGCGGCGCAGGCCGTCCGGTCGGCGGTCGAGGGTCTCGGGGTCGACCTCACGGGCGCGGCGCTCGCGGACCTGTCGGGCCTCGGCGACGGCTCGGTCCTCACGCCCGCGCAGCTCGACGAGGTCGTCGGCCTGCTCGCCGACCCGGCCCACCCGCAGCTGCGACCCGGCGCGATCGGGCTGCCGGTCGCCGGGCTGTCCGGGACGTTGGGCGAGCGCTACCTCGACAACGCGGGCCGCGGCGTCGTACGGGCCAAGACCGGCAGCCTGCCGAACGTCACGTCGCTCGCGGGCACGGTCGTCACGGCCGACGACCGCCTCCTCGTGTTCTCCCTCATGGCCGACGCCGTCCCGGACGGCGGCACGTACGGGGCGCGCCTCATCTTCGACGACTTCGTCGCGTCCCTTGCGGAGTGCGGCTGCACATCCTGACCGCCGTTCGGCTCCGGGGGCTACGACTCAGGGCTCACGCGACGCTCCCGTGAGCCAGTCCTCGACCTCGAGGCCGGGAACGCGAGAGAACTCGCGGAGGTTGTTCGTCACCATGACGAGGCCGAGCGACCGGGCGTGCCCGGCGAGGAGGGCGTCGTAGGGCCCGATGGGCGTGCCGCGGGCGGCGAGGAGAGCGCGGACGCGGCCGGCGTGCATCGCCGCGAGCCCGTCGAAGGGGAGCACGTCCACGAGCGAGAGCAGGTCGTCGACGGCCTGGCGGTTGCGGTGCGGGTCGTCCGATCTCTCGATGCCGTACTCGAGCTCCATCTCGCTCACGGTCGAGACAGCGACTCGCCCCTCCGCTTCCCGAAGCCTCGGTCGCGCCGCCGCGCCGCTCCCGCGCAGCAGCGCGACGAGGACGTTCGTGTCCAGCAGGTAGAGCGTGCTCACAGGGCGCCGCGCTCCTCGGCGGTCCCCTGGTCGCGGTCGGGAAGGAAGTCGGCGGCGACGCGGAGACCGTGGTCGAACCACTCGTCCCACCCGGATCCTGCCGGCGTGATGACCCGGGACCTGCCGACGGCCCGGACGTCGACCTCGCGGACGTCGTCGGGTAGCGCGACCGCCTTGGGCA
This region includes:
- a CDS encoding type II toxin-antitoxin system VapC family toxin, producing MSTLYLLDTNVLVALLRGSGAAARPRLREAEGRVAVSTVSEMELEYGIERSDDPHRNRQAVDDLLSLVDVLPFDGLAAMHAGRVRALLAARGTPIGPYDALLAGHARSLGLVMVTNNLREFSRVPGLEVEDWLTGASREP
- the vapB gene encoding type II toxin-antitoxin system VapB family antitoxin; this translates as MVRTTVFRSNRTQAVRLPKAVALPDDVREVDVRAVGRSRVITPAGSGWDEWFDHGLRVAADFLPDRDQGTAEERGAL
- the dacB gene encoding D-alanyl-D-alanine carboxypeptidase/D-alanyl-D-alanine-endopeptidase; this translates as MPAPDVPVEAPVPAGAEQARAEAPDRRRRMGWGARAGVAAGVVLVLAGGYVVADAYDVVPGVLTTAEPYPEPNPFPEAPGAVAAPPLEVGLPTLDDAAPVPAAGSVQALADALAADTRLGPRVGVLVTDAATGDVLGASGDTVGHVPASTLKTLTAAAALASPGAHATLPTRALLEGQETVYLVGGGDMMLAAGAGDPTAVNGRAGLGDLAAQVAGELRLTGRTTISLRLDDTLFTGAAVAPTVDPASVRNGYVAPVAALAVDIARLEDEEYAPRAEDPAMAAADAFVAALAEQGVTVTGDVVRATPEGETRTVGTVESAPLSEVVAYLLQHSDNTITEVVGRVVAIDAGLPGSAAGAAQAVRSAVEGLGVDLTGAALADLSGLGDGSVLTPAQLDEVVGLLADPAHPQLRPGAIGLPVAGLSGTLGERYLDNAGRGVVRAKTGSLPNVTSLAGTVVTADDRLLVFSLMADAVPDGGTYGARLIFDDFVASLAECGCTS